A region from the Acomys russatus chromosome 24, mAcoRus1.1, whole genome shotgun sequence genome encodes:
- the Sh3glb2 gene encoding endophilin-B2 isoform X2 — protein MDFNMKKLASDAGIFFTRAVQFTEEKFGQAEKTELDAHFENLLARADSTKNWTERILRQTEVLLQPNPSARVEEFLYEKLDRKVPSRVTNGELLAQYMAEAASELGPTTPYGKTLIKVSEAEKRLGAAERDFIHTASLSFLTPLRNFLEGDWKTISKERRLLQNRRLDLDACKARLKKAKAAEAKATTVPDFQETRPRNYILSASASALWNDEVDKAEQELRVAQTEFDRQAEVTRLLLEGISSTHVNHLRCLHEFVKSQTTYYAQCYRHMLDLQKQLGRFPGTFVGTTEPASPPLSSTSPTTTAATMPVVPPGAGLAPPEEAALCLEEVAPPASGTRKARVLYDYEAADSSELALLADELITVYSLPGMDPDWLIGERGNKKGKVPVTYLELLS, from the exons ATGGACTTCAACATGAAGAAGCTGGCATCGGACGCGGGCATCTTCTTCACTCGGGCGGTGCAG TTCACAGAGGAGAAGTTCGGCCAAGCCGAGAAGACTGAGCTCGATGCCCACTTTGAGAACCTGCTGGCACGGGCAGACAGCACCAAGAACTGGACGGAGCGGATTCTGAGGCAGACTGAGGTGCTGCTGCAGCCCAACCCCA GTGCTCGAGTGGAGGAGTTTCTGTATGAGAAGCTGGACAGAAAGGTGCCCTCGAGAGTCACCAATGGGGAGCTGCTGGCTCAGTAcatggcagaggcagccagcGAGCTGGGGCCCACCACCCCCTATG GGAAGACGCTAATCAAGGTGTCAGAAGCTGAAAAGCGCCTGGGAGCAGCAGAACGGGACTTCATTCACACTGcctccctcagcttcctcacACCCTTGCGCAATTTCCTGGAAGGGGACTGGAAAACGATTTCG AAGGAGAGGCGACTGCTGCAGAACCGACGGCTTGACCTGGACGCCTGCAAAGCCCGGCTGAAGAAGGCCAAGGCAGCAGAAGCCAAAGCCACG ACGGTGCCTGACTTTCAGGAGACTAGACCTCGTAATTACATTCTCTCGGCCAGCGCCTCTGCG CTTTGGAACGACGAAGTAGACAAG GCTGAGCAGGAGCTTCGGGTGGCCCAGACAGAGTTTGACCGGCAGGCAGAAGTGACTCGTCTCCTGCTGGAGGGGATCAGCAGTACCCAT GTGAACCACCTTCGCTGCCTCCATGAATTTGTCAAGTCTCAGACAACCTACTATGCACAGTGCTACCGCCACATGCTGGACCTACAGAAGCAGCTAGGCAG ATTTCCAGGCACCTTTGTGGGCACCACAGAGCCTGCCTCCCCACCCTTGAGCAGCACCTCACCCACCACCACAGCGGCCACCATGCCTGTGGTACCTCCTGGGGCTGGCTTGGCTCCTCCAGAAGAGGCAGCACTCTGCCTGGAGGAGGTGGCTCCCCCAGCCAGCGGGACCCGCAAGGCCCGGGTGCTCTACGACTACGAAGCAGCTGACAGCAGTGAACTCGCCCTGCTGGCTGATGAG CTCATCACCGTCTACAGCCTGCCTGGCATGGATCCTGACTGGCTCATTGGCgagagaggaaacaaaaaggGCAAGGTTCCTGTCACCTACTTGGAACTTCTCAGCTAA
- the Sh3glb2 gene encoding endophilin-B2 isoform X1 codes for MDFNMKKLASDAGIFFTRAVQFTEEKFGQAEKTELDAHFENLLARADSTKNWTERILRQTEVLLQPNPSARVEEFLYEKLDRKVPSRVTNGELLAQYMAEAASELGPTTPYGKTLIKVSEAEKRLGAAERDFIHTASLSFLTPLRNFLEGDWKTISKERRLLQNRRLDLDACKARLKKAKAAEAKATTVPDFQETRPRNYILSASASALWNDEVDKAEQELRVAQTEFDRQAEVTRLLLEGISSTHVNHLRCLHEFVKSQTTYYAQCYRHMLDLQKQLGSSQGAIFPGTFVGTTEPASPPLSSTSPTTTAATMPVVPPGAGLAPPEEAALCLEEVAPPASGTRKARVLYDYEAADSSELALLADELITVYSLPGMDPDWLIGERGNKKGKVPVTYLELLS; via the exons ATGGACTTCAACATGAAGAAGCTGGCATCGGACGCGGGCATCTTCTTCACTCGGGCGGTGCAG TTCACAGAGGAGAAGTTCGGCCAAGCCGAGAAGACTGAGCTCGATGCCCACTTTGAGAACCTGCTGGCACGGGCAGACAGCACCAAGAACTGGACGGAGCGGATTCTGAGGCAGACTGAGGTGCTGCTGCAGCCCAACCCCA GTGCTCGAGTGGAGGAGTTTCTGTATGAGAAGCTGGACAGAAAGGTGCCCTCGAGAGTCACCAATGGGGAGCTGCTGGCTCAGTAcatggcagaggcagccagcGAGCTGGGGCCCACCACCCCCTATG GGAAGACGCTAATCAAGGTGTCAGAAGCTGAAAAGCGCCTGGGAGCAGCAGAACGGGACTTCATTCACACTGcctccctcagcttcctcacACCCTTGCGCAATTTCCTGGAAGGGGACTGGAAAACGATTTCG AAGGAGAGGCGACTGCTGCAGAACCGACGGCTTGACCTGGACGCCTGCAAAGCCCGGCTGAAGAAGGCCAAGGCAGCAGAAGCCAAAGCCACG ACGGTGCCTGACTTTCAGGAGACTAGACCTCGTAATTACATTCTCTCGGCCAGCGCCTCTGCG CTTTGGAACGACGAAGTAGACAAG GCTGAGCAGGAGCTTCGGGTGGCCCAGACAGAGTTTGACCGGCAGGCAGAAGTGACTCGTCTCCTGCTGGAGGGGATCAGCAGTACCCAT GTGAACCACCTTCGCTGCCTCCATGAATTTGTCAAGTCTCAGACAACCTACTATGCACAGTGCTACCGCCACATGCTGGACCTACAGAAGCAGCTAGGCAG CTCCCAGGGTGCCAT ATTTCCAGGCACCTTTGTGGGCACCACAGAGCCTGCCTCCCCACCCTTGAGCAGCACCTCACCCACCACCACAGCGGCCACCATGCCTGTGGTACCTCCTGGGGCTGGCTTGGCTCCTCCAGAAGAGGCAGCACTCTGCCTGGAGGAGGTGGCTCCCCCAGCCAGCGGGACCCGCAAGGCCCGGGTGCTCTACGACTACGAAGCAGCTGACAGCAGTGAACTCGCCCTGCTGGCTGATGAG CTCATCACCGTCTACAGCCTGCCTGGCATGGATCCTGACTGGCTCATTGGCgagagaggaaacaaaaaggGCAAGGTTCCTGTCACCTACTTGGAACTTCTCAGCTAA
- the Sh3glb2 gene encoding endophilin-B2 isoform X3, with the protein MDFNMKKLASDAGIFFTRAVQFTEEKFGQAEKTELDAHFENLLARADSTKNWTERILRQTEVLLQPNPSARVEEFLYEKLDRKVPSRVTNGELLAQYMAEAASELGPTTPYGKTLIKVSEAEKRLGAAERDFIHTASLSFLTPLRNFLEGDWKTISKERRLLQNRRLDLDACKARLKKAKAAEAKATLWNDEVDKAEQELRVAQTEFDRQAEVTRLLLEGISSTHVNHLRCLHEFVKSQTTYYAQCYRHMLDLQKQLGSSQGAIFPGTFVGTTEPASPPLSSTSPTTTAATMPVVPPGAGLAPPEEAALCLEEVAPPASGTRKARVLYDYEAADSSELALLADELITVYSLPGMDPDWLIGERGNKKGKVPVTYLELLS; encoded by the exons ATGGACTTCAACATGAAGAAGCTGGCATCGGACGCGGGCATCTTCTTCACTCGGGCGGTGCAG TTCACAGAGGAGAAGTTCGGCCAAGCCGAGAAGACTGAGCTCGATGCCCACTTTGAGAACCTGCTGGCACGGGCAGACAGCACCAAGAACTGGACGGAGCGGATTCTGAGGCAGACTGAGGTGCTGCTGCAGCCCAACCCCA GTGCTCGAGTGGAGGAGTTTCTGTATGAGAAGCTGGACAGAAAGGTGCCCTCGAGAGTCACCAATGGGGAGCTGCTGGCTCAGTAcatggcagaggcagccagcGAGCTGGGGCCCACCACCCCCTATG GGAAGACGCTAATCAAGGTGTCAGAAGCTGAAAAGCGCCTGGGAGCAGCAGAACGGGACTTCATTCACACTGcctccctcagcttcctcacACCCTTGCGCAATTTCCTGGAAGGGGACTGGAAAACGATTTCG AAGGAGAGGCGACTGCTGCAGAACCGACGGCTTGACCTGGACGCCTGCAAAGCCCGGCTGAAGAAGGCCAAGGCAGCAGAAGCCAAAGCCACG CTTTGGAACGACGAAGTAGACAAG GCTGAGCAGGAGCTTCGGGTGGCCCAGACAGAGTTTGACCGGCAGGCAGAAGTGACTCGTCTCCTGCTGGAGGGGATCAGCAGTACCCAT GTGAACCACCTTCGCTGCCTCCATGAATTTGTCAAGTCTCAGACAACCTACTATGCACAGTGCTACCGCCACATGCTGGACCTACAGAAGCAGCTAGGCAG CTCCCAGGGTGCCAT ATTTCCAGGCACCTTTGTGGGCACCACAGAGCCTGCCTCCCCACCCTTGAGCAGCACCTCACCCACCACCACAGCGGCCACCATGCCTGTGGTACCTCCTGGGGCTGGCTTGGCTCCTCCAGAAGAGGCAGCACTCTGCCTGGAGGAGGTGGCTCCCCCAGCCAGCGGGACCCGCAAGGCCCGGGTGCTCTACGACTACGAAGCAGCTGACAGCAGTGAACTCGCCCTGCTGGCTGATGAG CTCATCACCGTCTACAGCCTGCCTGGCATGGATCCTGACTGGCTCATTGGCgagagaggaaacaaaaaggGCAAGGTTCCTGTCACCTACTTGGAACTTCTCAGCTAA
- the Sh3glb2 gene encoding endophilin-B2 isoform X4, translated as MDFNMKKLASDAGIFFTRAVQFTEEKFGQAEKTELDAHFENLLARADSTKNWTERILRQTEVLLQPNPSARVEEFLYEKLDRKVPSRVTNGELLAQYMAEAASELGPTTPYGKTLIKVSEAEKRLGAAERDFIHTASLSFLTPLRNFLEGDWKTISKERRLLQNRRLDLDACKARLKKAKAAEAKATLWNDEVDKAEQELRVAQTEFDRQAEVTRLLLEGISSTHVNHLRCLHEFVKSQTTYYAQCYRHMLDLQKQLGRFPGTFVGTTEPASPPLSSTSPTTTAATMPVVPPGAGLAPPEEAALCLEEVAPPASGTRKARVLYDYEAADSSELALLADELITVYSLPGMDPDWLIGERGNKKGKVPVTYLELLS; from the exons ATGGACTTCAACATGAAGAAGCTGGCATCGGACGCGGGCATCTTCTTCACTCGGGCGGTGCAG TTCACAGAGGAGAAGTTCGGCCAAGCCGAGAAGACTGAGCTCGATGCCCACTTTGAGAACCTGCTGGCACGGGCAGACAGCACCAAGAACTGGACGGAGCGGATTCTGAGGCAGACTGAGGTGCTGCTGCAGCCCAACCCCA GTGCTCGAGTGGAGGAGTTTCTGTATGAGAAGCTGGACAGAAAGGTGCCCTCGAGAGTCACCAATGGGGAGCTGCTGGCTCAGTAcatggcagaggcagccagcGAGCTGGGGCCCACCACCCCCTATG GGAAGACGCTAATCAAGGTGTCAGAAGCTGAAAAGCGCCTGGGAGCAGCAGAACGGGACTTCATTCACACTGcctccctcagcttcctcacACCCTTGCGCAATTTCCTGGAAGGGGACTGGAAAACGATTTCG AAGGAGAGGCGACTGCTGCAGAACCGACGGCTTGACCTGGACGCCTGCAAAGCCCGGCTGAAGAAGGCCAAGGCAGCAGAAGCCAAAGCCACG CTTTGGAACGACGAAGTAGACAAG GCTGAGCAGGAGCTTCGGGTGGCCCAGACAGAGTTTGACCGGCAGGCAGAAGTGACTCGTCTCCTGCTGGAGGGGATCAGCAGTACCCAT GTGAACCACCTTCGCTGCCTCCATGAATTTGTCAAGTCTCAGACAACCTACTATGCACAGTGCTACCGCCACATGCTGGACCTACAGAAGCAGCTAGGCAG ATTTCCAGGCACCTTTGTGGGCACCACAGAGCCTGCCTCCCCACCCTTGAGCAGCACCTCACCCACCACCACAGCGGCCACCATGCCTGTGGTACCTCCTGGGGCTGGCTTGGCTCCTCCAGAAGAGGCAGCACTCTGCCTGGAGGAGGTGGCTCCCCCAGCCAGCGGGACCCGCAAGGCCCGGGTGCTCTACGACTACGAAGCAGCTGACAGCAGTGAACTCGCCCTGCTGGCTGATGAG CTCATCACCGTCTACAGCCTGCCTGGCATGGATCCTGACTGGCTCATTGGCgagagaggaaacaaaaaggGCAAGGTTCCTGTCACCTACTTGGAACTTCTCAGCTAA